The DNA window GGGCGACGATTTCCTGCGGCGTGTGCGGGGTCACCGTGACCCGGTCGGAATACGGCAGCTCGGCCAGCAAGGTCTTGCTGAGCGCGATCTGCGCCAGCAGATCGGCTTCGCCCATCGCGTGCTTGGGCGTGGACAGCAGCGCCAGCGCCAGCAGGTTGATCGGGTTGACGTCGGCGGCGCGGTTGACGTTGACCTGGATCCGTTCGGCCAGGGCGTCGACGGTGTCCGACAGCCAGGCCGGCTTGTCGTCCTCGCCGATCGGCTGGCCGGTCCACTGCGGCGCATGCTCGGCGAGCAAGTCGTTAAGCCGGATCGGCTCGCCGAAGTTGACCACCACCTGGCCATAGTTGGAGCGCAGCACCTTGGGAATGCCCCACAACAGCTGCCAGATCGATTCTTTTTCCTTCGGCTTGCCGGACAGCTCGTCGAGGTAGCTGTTGCCCTCCATGAGCTTCTCGTAGCCGATGTAGACCGGCTGGAACAGCACCGGCCGGGTCGGCTGGCGCAGAAAGCCGCGCACGGTCATCACCAGCATGCCGCCCTTGGGCGGCAGCAGCCGGCCGGTGCGCGAACGTCCGCCCTCGATGAAGTATTCGATCGAATAGCCGCCGGCGACCAGCTGCGCCACGTATTCGGAGAACACCGCCGAGTACAGCGCGCTGCCGCGGATGCTGCGGCGCAGGAAGAACGCGCCGCCCTTGCGCAGGATGGTGCCGACCACCGGCAGGTTGAGGTTGATGCCGGCGGCGATGTGCGGCGGCACGATGCCCTTGGTGTAGAGCAGGTAGCTCAGCAGCAGGTAGTCGAGGTGGCTGCGGTGGCTGGGCACGTAGACCACTTCGTAGCCGGGCGCGGCCTGCTTGAGCTTGTCCAGGTGGTGGACCAGCACGCCGCGGTAGATCCGGTTCCACACCGGGGTCAACAGGAAGCTGGCCGAACGCACCACCGGGTGCGAATAGTCGGCGGCGATCTCGTAGGCCATCGCATGGGCTTTCTTCCATGCGTCGGCGTTGCTGCTGTTGTCGCGCTTGGCCTGGTCGGCGATGGCGTCCTTGACCGGATCGGCGGCGAGCACGCGGTCGATCAGCATGCGCCGGGTCGACAGGTCGGGGCCGATCACCGCCGCGCGGATGCGGCGGAAATGGGTGCGCAGCACGCGCGAGAGCTTGCGCACCGTGCGCTCGGGCTCCAGGCCTTCGGCGACGATGCCGCGCAGCGACACCGGCGGGGCGAAGCGGACCGTGGTGTGGCGGCCGTTGAGGGCGATCGCCAGCAGCCGGCGGAAGCGGCCGACCAGGGTCCAGTTTTCCGAGAACAGCACCGAGAACCAGCCGCTGGTGCGGTCGGGGGCGCGGCCGACGAAGATCGACACCGGCACCAGCTGCACGTCCAGCGCCGGGTCGGCGCGATGCGCCTGCAGCAGGCGCGCCAACGAGCCGGAGTGGGTCTTGGACGACGGCGGGCCGGACGGGGCCAGGGTGCCGGCGTGGCGCCGCGACAGGGCGACGTAGGCGCGCTTGCGGCCGAGCGGGTCGCCCGGCAGCGGCTGCAGCGGCGACGGCAGGCCGGCCTCGCGGCAGGCGCGTTCCAGGATCAGGGCGTTGGACAGGCCGTAGTCTTCCAGCAC is part of the Lysobacter firmicutimachus genome and encodes:
- the plsB gene encoding glycerol-3-phosphate 1-O-acyltransferase PlsB, encoding METASDEPVAARPAVSAAPAGAEPPPSQPELPMSAATLALRPAAPAAPRPWWARLLGKLMAPWVSISIEPKDPAEHVAEEWDGRPVCYVLEDYGLSNALILERACREAGLPSPLQPLPGDPLGRKRAYVALSRRHAGTLAPSGPPSSKTHSGSLARLLQAHRADPALDVQLVPVSIFVGRAPDRTSGWFSVLFSENWTLVGRFRRLLAIALNGRHTTVRFAPPVSLRGIVAEGLEPERTVRKLSRVLRTHFRRIRAAVIGPDLSTRRMLIDRVLAADPVKDAIADQAKRDNSSNADAWKKAHAMAYEIAADYSHPVVRSASFLLTPVWNRIYRGVLVHHLDKLKQAAPGYEVVYVPSHRSHLDYLLLSYLLYTKGIVPPHIAAGINLNLPVVGTILRKGGAFFLRRSIRGSALYSAVFSEYVAQLVAGGYSIEYFIEGGRSRTGRLLPPKGGMLVMTVRGFLRQPTRPVLFQPVYIGYEKLMEGNSYLDELSGKPKEKESIWQLLWGIPKVLRSNYGQVVVNFGEPIRLNDLLAEHAPQWTGQPIGEDDKPAWLSDTVDALAERIQVNVNRAADVNPINLLALALLSTPKHAMGEADLLAQIALSKTLLAELPYSDRVTVTPHTPQEIVAHGEEIGVLERVAHPLGDVLGVDGEDKAVLLSYFRNNVLHLFTAASWIACCFQHNRRMSLAGVLRLGRSVYPFLQAELFLPWSEDEWAQRLTRTVEVFIREGLLERVSDDDGGILARNAGQTDEVFRLRAIGHSLQQAFERYYIAISVLVKNGPGTLSAGELESLCQLAAQRLSLLYAPAAPEFFDKTLFRGFIQKLRELKLVWPDSESKLAFDQRLDAWAKDAKVILGRELRHTIEKISPEMAAKPEPEGAEKTAASS